The following are encoded together in the Fibrobacter sp. UBA4297 genome:
- a CDS encoding RNA polymerase sigma factor — protein MKSLEPLKKAGFAKIYEKYAPMVYRRCLQLLRDDAEASDLMQDVFLRIYSASERLDMESPSSLLWNTATRLCLNRIRDKRRRGLDVDSSSLLLSIACAEDEHDDYETKNVLAKLFSKEPESSRTMAVLHFVDGMTLEETAREVGLSVSGVRKRLRGLQAKVKTLEVQ, from the coding sequence GTGAAAAGCCTAGAACCCTTAAAAAAAGCAGGATTTGCAAAGATTTACGAGAAGTACGCGCCTATGGTCTATAGGCGCTGCCTGCAACTCCTTCGCGATGACGCTGAAGCTAGCGACCTTATGCAAGACGTTTTTTTGCGGATTTATTCTGCATCGGAGCGCCTTGATATGGAGTCGCCGAGCAGCCTTTTGTGGAATACGGCAACGAGACTTTGCCTCAACCGCATTCGTGACAAGCGCCGTCGTGGACTTGACGTAGATTCTTCGAGCCTGCTTTTGAGCATCGCCTGTGCCGAAGACGAGCATGACGATTACGAAACGAAAAATGTGCTGGCAAAGCTCTTTTCGAAGGAACCCGAATCTAGCCGCACAATGGCAGTCCTCCATTTTGTCGATGGAATGACGCTCGAAGAGACTGCCCGTGAAGTGGGGCTCTCGGTAAGCGGTGTGCGCAAGCGTTTGCGCGGGTTACAGGCCAAAGTTAAAACTCTGGAGGTTCAGTGA
- a CDS encoding caspase family protein, translated as MFMISNKAFGVLSGLSFALLFVLLLLASNANAATESGRINRYVVAVSANNGGAGRPMLRYAESDARSFAKVLKEMGGVLPQNVILVKEPSVVALQKEFANLDAKILQDKASNGRDEVLVYYSGHADEKGLRLGEETYAWKDLRNRIDALSADVKIAVIDACGSGAITRVKGGKAVPAFMVDQSSDMKGYAFITSSTQDESSQESDKLKGSFFTHSLVSGLRGAGDLSSDGRVTLSEAYQFAFNETLQKTETTLGGAQHPSRDMNLAGTGDVVMTDLRATSAGLDLDESVGGRLYIRDADGELVAELNKKQGHAMSLGLPAGNYTVNLQQKTDYMGATVALVNGKREKISMGNFTSVVAEQTVFRGEIGGNRSCPGGDTIACSLDSLDHNGKFRTTFSFVNTDSDPRKGLQLGLFVARTKDYMLGTQVSLFANIAQKEMHGLQATTIVNVAKDHFEGAQLSSVANYAGSFDGAQVSSVVNIAKDKSSGAQIGIVNVAVDSLNGLQVSAGVNYAKVTDWQVTAGVNVAQTTKSQAVAGVNYATKSKVQVAAGVNASHVNEKVQIGVVNYATNENGRQWGIVNICAHCEKSPVGLVNIVGNGVWSVTPYINEMGALGGSVHLGTAYFYTNIEWAAFFKKGHIFKEFEKFYEHGVGIGTQFGKYGSHWELEYTFFNVYDKFGMDEDDWKSGYHHRGRVGYVYQVFPGFGLSVGGSLNLTSEGYLNKLLLKPLGDYHDDVSYKDHKGRWWPGFYAGLTIGRF; from the coding sequence ATGTTTATGATTTCAAATAAGGCTTTTGGGGTGTTGTCTGGTTTGTCTTTTGCATTGCTTTTTGTGTTGCTCTTGTTGGCTTCCAATGCTAATGCTGCAACAGAATCGGGCCGAATCAATCGCTATGTTGTTGCCGTGAGTGCCAATAACGGTGGTGCAGGTCGTCCGATGCTTCGCTATGCGGAAAGTGATGCCCGTTCGTTTGCCAAAGTGCTTAAGGAAATGGGTGGCGTGCTTCCGCAGAACGTGATTCTCGTGAAGGAACCGTCTGTTGTTGCTTTGCAAAAGGAATTTGCGAATCTCGATGCAAAAATTTTGCAGGATAAAGCGTCTAATGGTCGCGACGAAGTGCTCGTCTATTACAGCGGTCACGCCGACGAAAAGGGTCTCCGTTTGGGCGAAGAAACTTACGCCTGGAAGGACTTGCGCAATCGCATTGACGCCCTCAGTGCCGATGTGAAAATTGCAGTGATTGATGCTTGCGGTTCTGGTGCAATTACCCGCGTGAAAGGTGGTAAGGCGGTGCCTGCTTTTATGGTCGACCAGAGCAGCGACATGAAGGGCTATGCGTTTATCACGAGCAGCACGCAAGATGAATCTAGCCAGGAAAGCGATAAGCTCAAGGGCTCGTTCTTTACGCACTCGCTTGTGAGCGGTCTCCGTGGCGCAGGCGACTTGAGTAGCGATGGCCGTGTGACGCTCTCGGAAGCGTACCAGTTTGCATTCAATGAAACTTTGCAAAAAACCGAAACAACGCTGGGTGGCGCTCAGCATCCGAGCCGTGACATGAACCTTGCGGGTACGGGTGACGTGGTGATGACCGATTTGCGTGCAACAAGTGCAGGTCTGGATTTGGACGAAAGCGTGGGTGGTCGCCTTTACATTCGCGATGCTGATGGCGAACTCGTCGCAGAACTCAATAAAAAGCAAGGTCATGCGATGAGTCTTGGCCTCCCGGCAGGAAATTACACGGTGAATCTCCAGCAGAAGACCGATTACATGGGCGCAACTGTTGCTCTTGTAAACGGTAAGCGCGAAAAGATTTCGATGGGCAATTTCACGAGTGTTGTGGCTGAACAGACGGTGTTCCGCGGTGAAATTGGCGGCAATAGAAGCTGCCCGGGTGGCGATACGATTGCTTGCTCGCTTGATTCCCTGGATCATAACGGCAAGTTCCGTACGACGTTTAGCTTCGTGAATACGGATAGCGATCCGCGTAAGGGCTTGCAGTTGGGCTTGTTCGTCGCTCGTACGAAGGATTACATGTTGGGTACGCAGGTGAGCTTGTTTGCAAATATTGCTCAAAAGGAAATGCACGGCTTGCAGGCGACAACGATTGTGAACGTGGCAAAAGACCACTTTGAAGGCGCCCAGCTTTCGTCTGTGGCAAACTACGCAGGGTCTTTTGATGGTGCGCAGGTGAGCTCGGTTGTGAACATTGCGAAGGACAAGTCCTCGGGGGCGCAGATTGGTATTGTGAACGTGGCCGTTGATTCGCTGAATGGTTTGCAGGTTTCTGCTGGTGTGAACTACGCGAAGGTTACAGATTGGCAGGTGACGGCTGGTGTGAATGTTGCACAAACTACAAAAAGCCAAGCGGTTGCTGGTGTCAATTATGCGACAAAGTCGAAAGTTCAGGTGGCTGCGGGGGTAAATGCTTCTCACGTTAACGAAAAGGTGCAAATTGGCGTTGTCAACTATGCCACGAATGAAAATGGTCGCCAGTGGGGTATTGTCAATATCTGCGCGCATTGCGAAAAGTCCCCAGTGGGTCTCGTCAATATCGTCGGAAATGGCGTGTGGAGCGTGACTCCATACATCAACGAAATGGGAGCGCTTGGCGGATCTGTCCATTTGGGTACGGCTTATTTCTACACGAATATTGAATGGGCCGCATTCTTTAAGAAAGGGCATATCTTTAAGGAGTTCGAAAAGTTCTATGAACACGGCGTTGGTATCGGTACCCAGTTTGGAAAGTACGGAAGCCATTGGGAACTCGAATACACGTTCTTCAACGTCTACGATAAATTTGGCATGGATGAAGATGATTGGAAGTCTGGATACCACCATCGCGGCCGCGTTGGTTATGTGTACCAGGTGTTCCCGGGTTTTGGCCTCTCGGTGGGTGGCTCGTTGAATTTGACGAGCGAAGGCTATCTGAACAAGCTATTGCTTAAACCGCTTGGCGATTACCACGATGACGTGAGCTACAAAGACCATAAAGGTCGCTGGTGGCCGGGATTCTACGCAGGACTTACCATCGGACGATTCTAG
- a CDS encoding nitroreductase family protein, with protein MTIEEAVLARHSVRRYASTPLTKEQVEELQSRIRRLNENFALHMQLVLNDDVAFSGRLAHYGSFRNVTNYIAIAGQKSVAGCEASLDERVGYATADIVLLAQMIGLNTCVVGLTFKKTPTIEIDDGEKLELVIAIGNGETQGVQHPMKPVTRIAPDYDQSPDWFKKGIDCVMLAPSALNQFKAKFTVDESGRVFAEKRLGFFSKVDLGIFKYFFEIGSGKEIFRRSMQTLRSSDTI; from the coding sequence ATGACTATTGAAGAGGCTGTTTTAGCACGACATTCTGTGCGTAGGTATGCTTCGACGCCTTTGACTAAGGAGCAAGTCGAAGAATTGCAGTCGCGGATTCGTCGGCTGAATGAAAATTTTGCCCTCCACATGCAGCTTGTTTTAAATGACGATGTGGCATTTAGTGGGCGTTTGGCGCATTATGGCTCGTTTCGGAATGTGACAAATTACATTGCGATTGCGGGTCAAAAGTCAGTGGCGGGGTGCGAAGCTTCGCTCGATGAACGCGTGGGGTATGCGACTGCCGATATTGTGCTTTTGGCGCAGATGATTGGGCTAAATACTTGCGTGGTTGGGCTTACATTCAAGAAGACTCCGACAATTGAAATTGACGATGGCGAAAAGCTGGAGCTTGTGATTGCGATTGGCAATGGCGAGACGCAGGGCGTGCAGCACCCGATGAAGCCTGTGACGCGAATCGCGCCGGATTACGATCAATCTCCGGATTGGTTCAAGAAGGGGATTGACTGCGTGATGCTTGCGCCTTCGGCTTTGAACCAGTTCAAGGCTAAATTTACCGTTGACGAGAGCGGTCGTGTTTTTGCGGAGAAGCGTTTGGGCTTTTTTAGCAAGGTCGATCTTGGAATTTTCAAGTATTTCTTTGAAATTGGCTCTGGCAAGGAAATTTTCCGCCGTTCCATGCAAACTTTGCGCAGTTCAGACACGATTTAG